The Solanum dulcamara chromosome 2, daSolDulc1.2, whole genome shotgun sequence region aaagctaaaataagtctaataagtattaattacatgaataaagaaaaactaaaattaggttatatattttaattgtctAAATCAATGTAAACTAATGAACAAATATTCAACATTATTGTCATTTTTAGTgttgaataatttaattttttgttagCATTAGTAttgattgattttgatttgagattTATTGGAGTTAGTAATATCTATGGATTATAATCTTCATTGGACCActcaaaattttaagttttaaacttgaaataatatgttaaacgataaaaattatgaaaaggtataagaaatatttataaattatatcaaagtaaatatttttatgtataaaataaattttaaaaattatatatataatgttggGTTGGTTTGATCTCGGGTTGACTTTTTTAGTTTAAATCAAACCAATCTAAGTATAATCGAAATTTTTCTgccaatatcaaatcaaatcaaatcaaactactaatcagattattattttttgagtttaacTCGATTTACGGTTTGATTCGATTTTCGAATCGATTTTTTACACCCTACTCTTACGCAATAATGGTATGACTTAGTGTTATATTCATTTTGTCTATTTGTATAATTATTCATAAGTTTCGCCAgattgacatatatatattttgttcaaATGTTCACAAATTATATTGAAGTGATATAACTTTGTGCTGTATTCATTCTTacgatttatttatttttactcagCAAAATAGAAGTGTGGAGTCTAATAAGCCTACATGCTTTCTTACACTACTGTTAGAGTGTGTTTggtattttctaatttttttatgtttgattggtttaaatgttttgaaaaatattttccaaattaacttatttttctcaaatttgaggaaaatgacttccttCCAAAAACTAAGtaaaacattttccaaaactCTCCTCCAACCTCAAATTACAATGTTTTCTTCATACCCATCCCTACCACGACCACCcttcccctccccccccccccccaaaaaaaaaaaaattcttttttaagaaaaaattaaaaatttatttttaaaaggaggtcacgggttcaagccttggaaacagcctctggcagaaatgcaaggcaaagctgcgtacaatagacccttgtggccAGGCctttccccggaccccgcgcatagcgggagctttagtgcaccgggctgcccttttatttcacattttgaaattttcatttttttttacccATCCCTTCCCGACCAcccaccccccccccccaaaaaaaaaaaatttaaaactttactttttttttgaaaaatatttcaaaatttcatttttttttactccACTCCTACTCCTCCCCCCCTACATCCCTCCCCccccacaaaaaaaattaaaatttatttttaaaaaatatttcaaaatttgaaaaatttattttttttactcacCCCCTACCAGTTCCCCCCTccccacacacaaaaaaattaaaaatttattttagaaaatatttcaaattttgaaattttaatttttttacccCACCCCACCCTCTAACTTGAACCCTTCCCAACCCACCCCACCAGACAACCCCCttcacacacacaaaaaaaaattaaaaatttatttttgaaaaatattttcaatttttgaatattttattttttcatcccACCCCTAACCCCGACCCCCGTGCCCCCCCTCACCCCATctcccaaaaaaattaaatatatattttttaaaatcaaattatttgaaagtcAGGTCTGGAGTCGGGTGTGTCGGATTTTGATTCGAAAGTCGGGATCGAATCTAAATTTGAAAGTCAAATCTTGGGTTGAAAGTCGAGTTGGGTTCCAAATCAAAGGTCGGGATCAGATCCCGAGTCAATTACTAGGGTTGATTTTCATGTCAGaaactatttttctaaaaatattttctactctctagccaaaaataaaagatattttctaaaaaatattttcattaactaattaaacaataaaaaatatttttcggaAAATATTTCTCactcaccaaccaaacatgagaaaataagttaaaaaccaacttattttccaagaaaacattttccttcataccaaacacccTCTTAGTTTATTACATCTTGTTTTGATGGTTTTTTACTTACTGTGTATTGACATtatattgttagtttaaatatatatttattttaattgttatctAAATTTATTATATCGTATTGCTAAATCCATCGTTAAGCAATGATGAAAAAATTATAGTTTGTGGAATGATCcatttcaataaatatttataacattGCACTTACCCACATCAAGACAATAACCAAAATATAAGATCTTATTTTTTGAAAAGccatttttgttttttgttagtATCCAAATAATTAgaattgtttgagaatttgtcAATTGtcattatattttgttttttaatacTGACTGTGAAGCActgaagagaaaaaaaacatttaagGGAATAAAGTTAATACGTTGCAGATAAGGTCTACTTCCCTTCTCCTTTTCTTcccctattttattttatgtcacGTTATTTAATTAGGCAcaaattttgatctttttttttaaaaaaaaaacaaagcatATAGAACTCAGGTACACCTACGTCATTAAGCTAGCACACATTCAGTCGGGCTTATTATCTTTTAGGCCAGTTCGGAGGGTTTCTAGTACTGATATGAGTAGTGCGTGTGTCTGAATATGTTTTTGTAGAGCCAGAAGAAGCACACAATGAATTAAACAGAGCAAAAAAAGATTCTGTCAAATCGATCCACTAATGCCTTATCTTCCTATTTATTAACTTCAACttacttgaattttttattttaaatatataaaatatatataataattaaaagtatattatTAAAGACATAATATTTAACATTCTCCAATTAAggtatcatttttttaaaacaaactaaaaagtaaagattgttatttatttaagtGGCTCACTGCTGGCAAGAAGAGcacctatataatataattgttGTGTTACAAAAGATAAAAGAtgcttttttttcttgttgagtGGAAGCATAATCATTGACATAATTAAACTAATCAAACCAATTATTAGAGTTCTCAAACTACTAAATATTTAGAAGCTATTTCTCCATCATCATCCATTTACAAACAAGTCTtacctttaaaaaaataaaacagaagACAAACATGTGCAATTTTTGGTGGCACTAaactaaaacatgaaaaaaCCATAAAATAAAACTTGAATGAAGGTGACTCAAAAGTACAATacttatatgatatatgaaattttccAGGATCCCACACATGGGAATCAGCCAACTAATAGCATCATTAGTCAAAGTCATCTAACATTCTGCCCCTTCTTTTTTGAATAATTGTGACATTCAGATCAGTTTGTATGCATCTCGATAATCTTAAAGATTATCTATTATCTCTTACTATGGGTGAATGTTTCATATTCGATTTGGTATTTCTAAAGTTCGATTTCTGATACGATTCGGACTAGGAAAACAAGAACAAATGCGGAATCGAAACACAAGAAAGTAAAGGATAAATAGATAGACACAAATAAGAGAATCGAAAGCAACTAAAGGGTATATTAAACCCAAAAACCTCAATCGATTGAATTCCTACAAGCACCTAACTCTTATGTTGACCTCGGGGGAATTGGATTCACCTTGCAACCAACATTTCTAAGCAAGAAAACAACCAAAGCTTAACCAAGCTCTCAATCTCACACAAGGAGTATTGTTCATCAATATTCAAATTAATCTATCTAAGAATGAAGACTAAGCTAGCTATTTATGGTGTTTGGCTAGTTATTATAAAAATGACCCAAAAGTGGCCCCAAAAGCTTAATGAAAATGGTCGTATTCTGGCTGATGCTCAAGTGACGCCCAAAGGACGGGCCGTCACCCACTTGACGAGGCATCACTGCCTCCATCGCTCCTAGGAAGTGTGCTCCCAGAAAACTTCCAAGCGACGATCATGTTGACAGGCCGTCACCCCTTTGACGCCCACGTTGACGGTCGTCACTCCTAAGCAGTGAACAACTTGCCTTCTATCTAATCCCATCATCATGTTGTGGAACCCTTTGTATGGACTCAAAATGTGCTCAAAGACGTCCAACATGACCATCTTCTCAAATATGCTTGAAAGAACTTGTAGCTCTCGCACTTGACTCCTTGTAAATGGATTAGCGGCGGCTTGGGTCGCATCAGTTTCAATAACTTAGTAATCTATAATTAAAAGTAGATATCAAATATCAAACTTTGTACAATACTCAAACTTCAGTTCAGTAATTCGATGATTTATGCTCACCCCTAAATCCCACAAGTGGCGAAACCAAAATTTTCTTTAAGTCGTTTaagatttaatatatatgtataaaaaataaagtttgaTTTATATACTTCGTATAATTTTCTACATTCATAGTATAATCATTTGACAAAGAGTGTTTGAGTGGCCACCTGTTACTACATGTGGCTCGCCACTGCCTCCCACCAACACAAATGTTGGGTAACTCTATCCATCAAAACTTGAACGgatgaaaaaaaattacttaatatttTTACCTATAGTGAAATTTGAATCTGAAACCTCATGATTCTCAACTCGACCGCTCACCATGCCACACCTTGGGTGCCTCAACATTCTACTCTAATGCAATTTGGACTAGGTATTTTCATATTATACATTACAAAGTCCAAGAAAAGTTGCAATAAGAAGGAACAGGCTActactaaaaaagaaaagaaaaaaagaggtaaCCTTTTAGACCTCACACTAATTTATATACCACTACTCTTCCACCTTTCACTTCCTCCCTCCCCTGCCTTCTCAATATTTTCATAGTCAAACCAAACATGAACTTCAAGAAATCCTCAACCTTCCTCTCTTGCATTGTGTTCATACTTCTTCCTTCACTAATCACATCACAAACTTGTCAAAAATCATGTGGTAATATACCAATCAAATACCCTTTTGGTACTGGTCCTGGCTGTGGCGATCCGCGATTTCAGCCTTATGTTATTTGCAACAACCAGCAACTCTCCTTCAAGACTCACACAGGGTGCTATCCGGTTACATCCATTGACTACAATTACCAAATCATGTACATTAGTGACCCTTCTATGTCAACATGTGCTTGTACACAACCAAGTAAAGGCTTTAGTCTAGATGCTAACGCGCCTTTTAGCTTTCATGATGACACAGTTTTTGCATTGCTTGATTGTGAAACAGATTCATCACCAATTTacaaatcaaataatgaagggGCTAATTCAACTTTCCCTATGTGTGATTCTCAAGGTGCACcagtttgtagtttattgtatTCTTGTCAAGCTATTAGTAGACTTAATTTACCAATTTCAACTTGTTGTGTCTACACACCTGTTGATCTTGGTCCAGCATTTgagatggatttggagaaaTTGCATTGTTCATCTTACTCAGCTTTATATGGTTTTAGTGGTGAAGAATTGAATCCACAGGCCTGGAAATATGGCGTAGCGTTGaagtataaatttaatttcaacaATGATTATCCTGATATGTGTGCTAATTGTGAGAAAAGCAATGGTGTTTGTGGATATGGAGGGCCTTATAGTTCATTTGTATGCAATTGTCCTAGTGGATTCAACACGACGAACGATTGTTTTCTAGGATCATCTTGGAGTAACAGTTTCAAAAATGTTCCATGGCACACTGGTACAAGTACAACATTTGTCAATTCactttttgtactttttttGATGTTTTGGTTCTGATGTCTTACAAGTACTAGTGTTTTTCTTGCAGGGCTTTTGTTGATTAATGCGTTGGGATGGTTCATCGTCTTGACGTTTATGTAGGCTGCAATGATCAAGCATGAAATTGAGCTGATTCAAGGAAATCTGGTTGCTTAATGTTTAATTGATTCTTGGCTTGTTGTAAAATGTGAAATAATGGTGAAGAAAACAGGGAGGTTAATGCAAAAGGGTGGATTTTCTTTTTGATCATTTTGTAAATGTTGTATTacattatgataaaatgatcatttcaaTTTCTTTAGCTTTGTCTTAATAATTGTTCTCTTTGTATCCTCCATTTATCTCACTCAAAGTACAAGATAACACTCATTATTTGATACAATGAAAAGCTGAACACTGAGCAATGAACAATTGCCACTGGTATGTGGCTTATTCCAATGTGAAAAAGGATACTTTTGGCATCAACTTAGTTGTTTTTGGAATACCAAAGTTTGGACCGGCCTACTATCCCGATGAACAATATTTCACTGATTCAGCATGACAGGATTGAAACCTACAATCCTCAAAGCATGAATCATATATATGGACACAACACAATAGGAAGTTTATccacaaaatgacaaaaatcaCACTTTGAGTAGGCTACACTGATCCCAAAATATATCTTCTGAGACATTTAACATACTTTTCAAAATAAgcagattttaaaaaattaatcaaatagtTTATAAGATTGCACCAAATCGCAAAACCACCCGTATTAATTAAAACATTCTTTAAGCACTTCTAGAAGTATTCTCATGATGGCAAAATCAACCCATAAAATacaacttatttaattaatccACCCAAATTCAACACATATAAAAATTGGAttgattaagaaagaaaaagaaaagaactacATTCATTGATTAAAGACCACATATTTTAAGTGATAACATATTGATATACTCCTAGCATGAGATAGGTCATAATATGTTACACTATTTGGAAATATAGGGCTATTTTAAGAACTTAGAGGAATCAAATTGgatatataaaaataagataCACAAGAAGTGATAAAAGGAATATGTTCCTTCTTTTGAGAACCCTCCACTTTAAAAGAATCATTTTGTTCACcaatattctttcttttatctcaaaaaaaaattccatgACAATGGTAGGCAAAGCTTTTGGACCTCCAAAATTTTGTTCTCAAATTATTCGAATCCCAAAATTTCATGTGTCAAGAATTCTAATAAAAGCTTTAAATGTGGAGCATAATCATTCTCTAATTAGAGCAATTAATTTAGGCCTAATGACTATTCATCCATATTTATCAGTTCCAAACCAATTTGTTTACAAATATTGGTTATTGGGTAAAAAATGTCTCGTCTTTACGTTTATTACAATTCCTTGGTTGTTTGtaatgaaaaagaaagagaagatcTTTGGATATTTTATTCAAGTTAAAACTTTCTTGATCGCGTCATTCTTCAACTATGAGTTTTGGGTTAAGATATGGCTAAAGTCTTTTTGATAGTAGCATATATTATGTGCTCAAGGTCTCTTGAGCTTCATATTGTACGATTTCTATACTCCATTTTAGGAATAAGACAAATTTCTTTTTTAGTAAGTGGAGTTCTCTTTCATTATTACGACAGGATGAGAGTAATGCCTGGTCCTGAGGGAGTTGGATGACCATTCCACTCTTCGGACCTTTCtttatatattcttttttcGTTTATAACAAAAGACGGCTAGGAATAAAGTCATAAACTCTAGGTTTCTATTTATGACTATTCTGAAAAAGAAAGTCTCACTACTCAACGAGTTTCAATCTTATTACTCCAAAGATGGCCTGTTAATCCTTTTCAAAAACAAAGATGATCCTTCTTCTTATGCACATGAATGCAAATTCACTTTCATCTTACGTAGAACCAATATTCTCACTTACCAACATGCAACATTGTTTAGAATCCTTTTTGATTGAATATATTTCTATGGAAACAAGAACATCTTGAAAATAATTTGCAAATCATTTTCAGGTTACCTTATGGCTATCGAAGAATTCCCTCATACATTACCTCTTCAGTTAAAGCGCTCAACTCATAATTGGTGACTTTGTAGGTTCAATTCCTACTAAACATATGTCACATTAGGAACCCCGGTTGAGTCTACTTGAATTGATCCCGATATCATTGAAATCTAATCATCCATATATAACGAATTGATGTGCTCAAATGTTACTTTTTTACACAAATCCCACCAATTTAAGTTTGAAAACGCACAAGGCTATAAAAGATTTGATTCCTTGGTTGGAGCTTTTTCTTAGTTAATTCTGACTCCTTGCTTGGAATTTTTTCTTAGTTAATACTTTCTCTATCCTAATTTACGTGATATTTTTCGCTTAAAGTCAAACAATCTAACTTTGACTGTAAATTCAGGTATGGaatcttaaatttttttgaaacaaaatttatatattcgGAAACTACGTGAAAAGTAGTTTAAGTCACAATGATtgtcaatttaaaatatttaaaagatatatggaAAAACTACGATAGAAAATAAACTTATTTGAATCTCGAAATCCGAAATGTGCCACATAATTTAGGACGGAGAGAGTAACAAACagacttgttttttttttgtatgcaCATAAAAATTCACCATCACAAGTTCAAGAAAATATATTGATCTCACTTGTTTATTAGTCAATTATTGATCTCACTTGTTTAATTATTAGTCAATTCTGTTACCTTTGCTAAGAAATTGAATTGTTTCACtctttgtttttccttttctggTAAGAAATCACAAGCACATTTTTATGCTAGCATCTTATCATCtctcaaagtttttttttatgtcAGCATAGCAACATATAGTTGATCATAAGGTGATATTAAAGTACTTTAAAGGATTCTATTCTTTATCTTCAATGAGATAAAATGCTATGTGTACTGTTGGATCATGTTTCTTTAATACTGCATTTCTAGGTTCTGTGTTGATGTTAGCTACACATGAGCTCTCAATCTAGCAACATGTACTTATATCTGTCTTAATTCGACCTTTTATTCATGTGCGTATTTTCTTCTTTGATAATGTCCaaaaaaagaacaagtataGATATTGTCAATAGATTTTTTAAGTATTGTTCACATGCAAAGGCATTTCTTATGCTTTACTTAAGCTGAACGTCTTTGAAAAACagtctttctcttcttttacaAGATAGGGGGTAACGGTCTACATATACATCACCTTcaccagaccccacttgtggaattacactggatatgttgtcATTTCTTACTGAAATCACATATAGACTTTGAGCAAGAAGGATATCAAGTACAACATTCATCATATAAAGACCACATAACTTTTGTGATAATTAACATATGGACATATTATGGGACATGAGATTTGGCCAATTTTAAGGACTTGAGGAATCAAATTGAACTAAAAATAAGAGGCACCAAAGCAGAATAAGTTCCTTCTTTTCACTCCAAAATTTGGCAACACTCGTCGACTTTCTCCAATAGAGAAAGGTGAAATCTTTGTACTTTAATGTGAGGAGATTGTCGTTAGGAACGTGGTGGATAATAGTAAGGATAAATGCTGTATATTGTCTGAACAATGGTGAGGGCGAAAAGAAAAATAGCAGCAATGACAGACAAAATGGCCCAGGGACTCCTGAAGTAGGTGTGAATGAGATTGGCTCTCCATTCATTCCACTGCAGCTTGCAATAGTCACTCACCAGTTTGTGTACTAGATCTAGGCTGCTATCTGGATCCAACGTAATGTCCTTCGATAGTGAATTGAATAGCTTAGCCACAGCTTGATCGCTGCCAATTGCATTCTGGATGATGCCATGAGAGTGTAGCAAGCTAACATCTTTGGCATTGTCAATAATATTATCCATGAAGAAAATGTATGAGGTTACCTCATTTCCTGCACCTACATGCAATCTCTCGAAAGCTATTAGGTTCAAGAACATTGACTCTGTTGCATCGTCCACCACGATCAGAGGAAGCTTAAGGATACCACCATGGAAGGAGATGTCCTTGAGGCTCCTAGTTTTACTCATCGTGAAACGAATGCCTGCTTCATGAAGCTCCATAGCAGAACGAATTATCTCATCGCCACTACTCTGGTGGCTAACTTTGGATGATTTTCTTGGACGAGTCTTGGCCAATGCAGGATCTGCCCAAAGTAGGCTCTTTCGGTAGACATCCAATACATGCAAACATTTCCCAAGTCCTTTAGCGCGGCTG contains the following coding sequences:
- the LOC129875137 gene encoding wall-associated receptor kinase-like 15 isoform X2; the encoded protein is MNFKKSSTFLSCIVFILLPSLITSQTCQKSCGNIPIKYPFGTGPGCGDPRFQPYVICNNQQLSFKTHTGCYPVTSIDYNYQIMYISDPSMSTCACTQPSKGFSLDANAPFSFHDDTVFALLDCETDSSPIYKSNNEGANSTFPMCDSQGAPVCSLLYSCQAISRLNLPISTCCVYTPVDLGPAFEMDLEKLHCSSYSALYGFSGEELNPQAWKYGVALKYKFNFNNDYPDMCANCEKSNGVCGYGGPYSSFVCNCPSGFNTTNDCFLGSSWSNSFKNVPWHTGLLLINALGWFIVLTFM
- the LOC129875137 gene encoding wall-associated receptor kinase-like 15 isoform X1 translates to MNFKKSSTFLSCIVFILLPSLITSQTCQKSCGNIPIKYPFGTGPGCGDPRFQPYVICNNQQLSFKTHTGCYPVTSIDYNYQIMYISDPSMSTCACTQPSKGFSLDANAPFSFHDDTVFALLDCETDSSPIYKSNNEGANSTFPMCDSQGAPVCSLLYSCQAISRLNLPISTCCVYTPVDLGPAFEMDLEKLHCSSYSALYGFSGEELNPQAWKYGVALKYKFNFNNDYPDMCANCEKSNGVCGYGGPYSSFVCNCPSGFNTTNDCFLGSSWSNSFKNVPWHTGTRLLLINALGWFIVLTFM
- the LOC129875151 gene encoding UPF0481 protein At3g47200-like, which translates into the protein MENEWVIKVNDELMHVEDLTTVEAEHWKKRSIYRVPVGVTDVSKKAYKPQVVSFGPYHHGEDHLKTMESHKHRALLHFLKRSGKSLTCYIDSLQQVAQDLKDAYDLLDPVWQNDTNAFLRLMILDGCFMLEILRTAAADSLLLIDQSQHPQQYDYAPNDPIFSNHGKLHLMPYLKRDMLMLENQLPMLLLDKLLSIGNQEEKSEGLPLDCIQQNDEQCINKLILDFCNPHSRAKGLGKCLHVLDVYRKSLLWADPALAKTRPRKSSKVSHQSSGDEIIRSAMELHEAGIRFTMSKTRSLKDISFHGGILKLPLIVVDDATESMFLNLIAFERLHVGAGNEVTSYIFFMDNIIDNAKDVSLLHSHGIIQNAIGSDQAVAKLFNSLSKDITLDPDSSLDLVHKLVSDYCKLQWNEWRANLIHTYFRSPWAILSVIAAIFLFALTIVQTIYSIYPYYYPPRS